One Georgenia wutianyii DNA segment encodes these proteins:
- a CDS encoding adenine nucleotide alpha hydrolase family protein, which translates to MTAAANVLWTAGWDSTYRVADLVFTYRKPVRPHYVKDWRRASTRLEMLRQQEIREEIARIDPDAARLLLPTVVHHYDDIPADPAARKQHEGARQLGFLGTQYLFLTAMARSSGLTNLEIVAHRDDNAVRLLEGNVRFQDDDAGGYHELVPQPTKPALELFRPFRFPVFDMTKIEMGERAAAAGFGQVMELTWFCHYPTLGGKPCGVCNPCRYTREEGLGRRVPGATRARLVAHMVNRKTGAVARRIGHKIGRCT; encoded by the coding sequence GTGACCGCCGCCGCCAACGTGCTGTGGACGGCTGGGTGGGACTCGACCTACCGGGTCGCGGACCTCGTGTTCACGTACCGCAAGCCGGTTCGACCGCACTACGTCAAGGACTGGCGCCGCGCCTCCACGCGGCTGGAGATGCTGCGGCAGCAGGAGATCCGGGAGGAGATCGCCCGGATCGACCCGGACGCGGCGCGGCTCCTCCTGCCGACCGTCGTCCACCACTATGACGACATCCCGGCCGACCCCGCTGCGCGCAAGCAGCACGAGGGAGCCCGTCAGCTCGGGTTTCTCGGGACTCAGTACCTGTTCCTCACGGCGATGGCCCGCTCGTCCGGCCTGACCAACCTCGAGATCGTTGCCCATCGGGACGACAACGCGGTGCGGTTGCTCGAGGGGAACGTCCGGTTCCAGGACGATGACGCCGGCGGCTACCACGAGCTCGTGCCGCAGCCGACGAAGCCCGCGCTGGAGCTGTTCCGTCCGTTCCGCTTCCCGGTTTTCGACATGACGAAGATCGAGATGGGCGAGCGCGCGGCGGCCGCCGGCTTCGGCCAGGTCATGGAGCTGACCTGGTTCTGCCACTACCCGACCCTCGGGGGCAAGCCGTGCGGCGTCTGCAACCCCTGTCGGTACACGCGTGAGGAGGGCCTGGGGCGACGCGTTCCCGGTGCCACGCGGGCTCGCCTGGTGGCACACATGGTCAACCGCAAGACCGGAGCGGTCGCGCGGCGGATCGGGCACAAGATCGGCCGCTGTACCTAG
- a CDS encoding nucleotide sugar dehydrogenase produces the protein MAVDLAVVGLGYVGLPLVFEAVHAGMSVRGYDVNRGVVDGLNGGVSHIDDLSDEQIADLVSRGFSATTDPEVLAEAKHVVICVPTPLGEDGGPDLGAVRAAVTDIAAQLQRGQVVVLESTTYPGTTEEIVQPMLEAGGLKVGTDFHLAFSPERIDPGNPTFGAKNTPKVVGGVTPESTEAAAEFYGRIVDTVVRTKGTREAEMAKLLENTYRHINIALVNEMARFCHELDIDLWDVIDAAKTKPFGFQAFYPGPGVGGHCIPIDPNYLSYNVRARLGYPFRFVELAQEINATMPSYVVKRAQDILNEDGKALRGSTVLLLGVTYKPNIADQRESPAVPVAKHLTDKGATVVFHDPHVQTWHTTGTPMERVPDLEQAVADADLVMLLQHHRDYDVEALAGGAQRFFDTRGVASETEKVSRL, from the coding sequence ATGGCTGTGGATCTTGCGGTTGTCGGGCTCGGGTACGTGGGCCTGCCGCTGGTGTTCGAGGCGGTGCATGCCGGCATGTCGGTGCGCGGCTACGACGTGAACCGGGGCGTTGTCGACGGCCTCAACGGGGGCGTCTCGCACATCGACGACCTGTCGGACGAGCAGATCGCAGACCTGGTCTCGCGCGGCTTCTCGGCGACGACCGACCCGGAGGTGCTGGCCGAGGCCAAGCACGTCGTCATCTGTGTCCCCACCCCGCTCGGCGAGGACGGCGGACCGGACCTAGGAGCGGTGCGTGCCGCGGTGACCGACATCGCCGCCCAGCTGCAGCGTGGTCAGGTCGTCGTCCTCGAGTCGACGACGTACCCCGGCACGACCGAGGAGATCGTCCAGCCGATGCTGGAGGCCGGTGGGCTCAAGGTAGGCACCGACTTCCACCTCGCGTTCTCACCCGAGCGGATCGACCCGGGCAACCCGACCTTCGGTGCGAAGAACACCCCGAAGGTCGTCGGAGGTGTGACGCCGGAGTCGACGGAGGCTGCCGCCGAGTTCTACGGCCGCATCGTCGACACGGTGGTGCGCACGAAGGGCACTCGCGAGGCCGAGATGGCCAAGCTGCTCGAGAACACCTACCGCCACATCAACATCGCGCTGGTCAACGAGATGGCCCGGTTCTGCCACGAGCTGGATATCGACCTGTGGGACGTCATCGACGCTGCGAAGACCAAGCCCTTCGGCTTCCAGGCCTTCTACCCGGGACCGGGCGTGGGTGGGCACTGCATCCCGATCGACCCGAACTACCTGTCGTACAACGTCCGTGCGCGCCTGGGCTACCCCTTCCGTTTCGTGGAGCTGGCCCAGGAGATCAACGCGACGATGCCCTCCTACGTGGTCAAGCGGGCGCAGGACATCCTCAACGAGGACGGCAAGGCGCTCCGCGGATCGACCGTCCTCCTCCTGGGTGTCACGTACAAGCCGAACATCGCCGACCAGCGCGAGTCCCCGGCCGTGCCGGTCGCCAAGCACCTGACGGACAAGGGCGCCACGGTGGTCTTCCACGACCCGCACGTCCAGACCTGGCACACGACCGGGACGCCGATGGAACGCGTCCCCGACCTGGAGCAGGCCGTGGCAGATGCGGACCTCGTCATGCTGCTGCAGCACCACCGCGACTACGACGTCGAGGCGCTCGCCGGGGGAGCCCAGCGCTTCTTCGACACGCGCGGTGTGGCGTCCGAGACCGAGAAGGTGTCGCGCCTGTGA
- a CDS encoding O-antigen ligase family protein, with protein MSESPRLGRFALFVLFVCLLGGRFSLARLHPSLPAFDLRFAGLAIAVIVFLVWRATDRAPSPVTRSGPGAIVFAGWLWFMAASAMWAPPAARVAENLLDLGFMGAFVGLAWACVGRLPRDTVERVWTWFAVAGVIYFLAAVAAGPDIQGRYAAFGGGPNVFVRVMILAALAVTYLASQRAQPRWLWFLPLFILGAVLSGSRGGMVAFVGVVIVGSWPILRRMRGNVLARLTLLGVAAAAAIPPLLGAETIESLRQRWVVLTFESGYSSGRDSIYTQVWELFSSSPFVGVGLDGYYGLVGKDQGFEYPHNVLMASAAEGGVVGAGLLVLAVVVFLLSTRPGPMPPAALYFTLAAVYLAGASMFSGDYYDVRLLWFFLGLAAIDTRRARRERQGADETPGALSRPRSAIAANSKQRVSRMLPEA; from the coding sequence ATGAGTGAGTCACCACGGCTCGGCAGGTTCGCCCTGTTCGTGCTGTTCGTCTGTCTGCTCGGGGGCCGGTTCAGCCTGGCGCGGCTGCACCCCTCCCTGCCCGCCTTCGACCTGCGCTTCGCAGGCCTGGCCATCGCGGTGATCGTCTTCCTCGTCTGGCGCGCCACCGACCGTGCACCCAGCCCCGTGACTCGCTCCGGACCCGGCGCGATCGTCTTCGCCGGCTGGCTGTGGTTCATGGCTGCGAGCGCGATGTGGGCGCCGCCAGCCGCACGCGTCGCTGAGAACCTTCTCGACCTCGGCTTCATGGGCGCCTTCGTCGGCCTCGCATGGGCGTGCGTCGGGCGCCTGCCCCGCGACACCGTCGAGAGGGTCTGGACCTGGTTCGCCGTCGCCGGCGTCATCTACTTCCTCGCAGCCGTCGCCGCCGGCCCCGACATCCAGGGCCGGTACGCCGCCTTCGGAGGCGGTCCCAACGTCTTTGTCCGCGTCATGATCCTCGCTGCCCTCGCCGTCACCTACCTCGCCTCGCAGCGCGCGCAGCCGCGGTGGCTGTGGTTCCTGCCACTGTTCATCCTCGGCGCCGTGCTGTCGGGGTCCCGCGGCGGAATGGTCGCGTTCGTCGGCGTCGTCATCGTCGGGTCCTGGCCGATTCTGCGCCGCATGCGCGGCAACGTCCTCGCCCGCCTCACGCTCCTCGGGGTGGCTGCAGCAGCCGCCATTCCGCCTCTGCTCGGCGCGGAGACCATCGAGTCCCTGAGGCAGCGTTGGGTCGTCCTGACCTTCGAGAGCGGTTACTCCTCCGGGCGCGACTCCATCTACACCCAGGTCTGGGAGCTGTTCTCGAGCTCGCCATTCGTCGGCGTCGGACTCGACGGCTACTACGGCCTCGTCGGCAAGGACCAGGGCTTCGAGTACCCGCACAACGTCCTCATGGCCTCGGCGGCCGAGGGGGGCGTCGTCGGTGCCGGGCTTCTCGTCCTCGCCGTCGTCGTGTTCCTGCTCTCGACCAGGCCCGGACCGATGCCGCCCGCGGCCCTGTACTTCACGCTCGCCGCCGTCTACCTCGCCGGCGCAAGCATGTTCTCCGGCGACTACTACGACGTCCGCCTGCTGTGGTTCTTCCTCGGGCTCGCCGCCATCGACACCCGCCGTGCTCGACGCGAGAGACAGGGTGCCGATGAGACACCCGGCGCGCTGTCGCGCCCCCGCAGCGCGATCGCGGCGAACAGTAAGCAACGAGTGTCGCGTATGCTGCCTGAGGCCTGA
- a CDS encoding polysaccharide biosynthesis protein has protein sequence MGLWDCAAWCIAVALIVGTRYEFYLSVEQWNTVFLYAALACLTQLGVGALLKLYRGRYRLGSFEESPGLLLSMVVVALILIVAFVAIGGLANFPRSIALLAPPFALIFMAAGRWAYRAWRTPKPVNAENTENVLIYGAGDAGYQLLRLIEMDTSSPYRVVGLIDDNPAKRHLNLLGRPVLGGRDDIVRRAQERDVTTVILAISAASKGMIAEVADIVEGSGMKFLLLPPLGQILGGRVKLSDVKEVDITDILGRRQVSTDIGSIADYLTDKRVLVTGAGGSIGSELARQVHKFGPAELILLDRDESALHGVQLSIYGKALLDTPDMVLASIRDKAALRKIFEEHRPQVVFHAAALKHLPMLEQYPDEGWKTNVVGTQNLLELSAEFGVEKFVNISTDKAANPTSVLGRTKRLAEQLTAWFGQHASGTYLSVRFGNVLGSRGSMLHTFRQQIERGGPITVTHPDVTRYFMTIPEASELVIQAGAIGSDGEVLVLDMGEPVRILDVARRLVTHSGQDIEIVFTGLRPNEKLHEDLFSENETGVRSHHPLISHVTVPPLAPETLGRHTPEPRADRARTAQTLPNR, from the coding sequence GTGGGGCTGTGGGACTGCGCCGCATGGTGCATCGCCGTCGCTCTTATCGTTGGTACTCGTTACGAGTTCTATCTCAGCGTCGAGCAGTGGAACACCGTGTTCCTGTACGCCGCACTGGCGTGCCTGACACAGCTCGGTGTGGGTGCGCTGCTCAAGCTCTACCGGGGCAGGTACCGGCTCGGGAGCTTCGAGGAGAGCCCCGGTCTGCTGCTGTCGATGGTGGTGGTCGCGCTCATCCTCATCGTCGCCTTCGTCGCGATCGGAGGGCTGGCGAACTTCCCGCGGAGCATCGCGCTGCTCGCGCCGCCGTTCGCGCTCATCTTCATGGCCGCCGGGCGGTGGGCGTACAGGGCGTGGAGGACGCCCAAGCCCGTCAACGCCGAGAACACCGAGAACGTCCTCATCTACGGCGCGGGCGACGCGGGCTACCAGCTCCTTCGCCTCATCGAGATGGACACCTCCTCCCCGTACCGCGTGGTCGGGCTGATCGACGACAACCCCGCCAAACGCCACCTCAACCTGCTGGGTCGGCCCGTGCTCGGCGGCCGCGACGACATCGTGCGCCGCGCTCAGGAACGTGACGTCACCACCGTCATCCTCGCCATCTCGGCGGCAAGCAAGGGCATGATCGCGGAGGTCGCGGACATCGTCGAGGGCTCGGGGATGAAGTTCCTCCTCCTGCCGCCCCTCGGCCAGATCCTCGGCGGCCGGGTGAAGCTCAGTGACGTCAAGGAAGTCGACATCACCGACATCCTGGGCCGCCGCCAGGTCAGCACCGACATCGGCTCGATCGCTGACTACCTCACGGACAAGCGCGTCCTGGTGACGGGTGCGGGCGGCTCCATCGGCTCCGAGCTCGCCCGCCAGGTGCACAAGTTCGGCCCCGCGGAGCTCATCCTGCTCGACCGTGACGAGTCCGCGCTGCACGGCGTCCAGCTCTCGATCTACGGCAAGGCACTCCTCGACACCCCCGACATGGTGCTCGCGAGCATCCGGGACAAGGCGGCCCTGCGGAAGATCTTCGAGGAACACCGCCCCCAGGTCGTCTTCCACGCTGCTGCGCTCAAGCACCTGCCCATGCTCGAGCAGTACCCGGACGAGGGCTGGAAGACGAACGTCGTCGGCACCCAGAACCTCCTCGAGCTCTCGGCCGAGTTCGGCGTCGAGAAGTTCGTCAACATCTCCACCGACAAGGCCGCGAACCCGACGAGCGTGCTGGGCAGGACCAAGCGCCTGGCCGAGCAGCTGACCGCCTGGTTCGGCCAGCACGCCAGCGGGACGTACCTGTCGGTGCGGTTCGGCAACGTGCTCGGTTCGCGCGGGTCGATGCTGCACACCTTTCGCCAGCAGATTGAGCGCGGTGGTCCCATCACCGTGACCCACCCCGACGTGACGCGCTACTTCATGACGATCCCCGAGGCGAGCGAGCTCGTCATCCAGGCCGGTGCGATCGGCAGCGACGGGGAGGTCCTCGTCCTGGACATGGGCGAGCCGGTCCGGATCCTCGACGTGGCTCGACGCCTGGTCACCCACTCCGGTCAGGACATCGAGATCGTCTTCACCGGGCTGCGCCCGAACGAGAAGCTGCACGAGGACCTCTTCAGCGAGAACGAGACCGGCGTCCGGTCGCACCACCCGCTGATCTCGCACGTCACCGTGCCTCCGCTGGCCCCGGAGACGCTCGGGCGGCACACGCCCGAGCCGCGAGCCGATCGTGCACGGACCGCGCAGACACTGCCCAACCGATGA
- a CDS encoding aminotransferase class I/II-fold pyridoxal phosphate-dependent enzyme: MTERILLSPPDTGAAEEVAVIRALRGGWVAPLGPEVDAFESEMAAYTGRKHAVALASGTAALHLALLNYGVRPGDLVLTATMTFAATANAIAYTGAQPVFVECDATGNIDVDLLDHALTDLREQGRRVAAIVPVDLLGKVADYEGIARIANRAAIPVIADSAESLGAHRGGRPAGSFGDAAILSFNGNKVMTTSGGGMLLTDDPGVAEHTRYLATQARQPVVHYEHTDIGYNYRLSNLLAALGRAQLDRLDSMIERRREIRQHYRRFFADVPGVTVFGGEDGAEDRGQTHDNYWLSSILVDPAEAGWTADQLIAHLAAAGVEARPLWKPMHLQPVYRDAPAYTNGTSEDLFTRGISLPSGSAHDEATIARVLDAVSGFLGEARAGETGR, encoded by the coding sequence TTGACGGAGCGAATCCTGCTCTCCCCACCGGACACCGGCGCAGCGGAGGAGGTCGCCGTCATCAGGGCGCTGCGAGGCGGCTGGGTAGCGCCGCTGGGCCCCGAGGTCGACGCCTTCGAGAGCGAGATGGCCGCGTACACCGGCCGAAAGCACGCCGTCGCGCTGGCCTCCGGCACCGCAGCGCTCCACCTCGCCCTGCTCAACTACGGCGTCCGGCCCGGTGACCTCGTCCTGACCGCGACGATGACCTTCGCCGCGACGGCGAACGCCATCGCGTACACGGGGGCACAGCCGGTGTTCGTCGAGTGCGACGCCACCGGCAACATCGACGTCGACCTCCTTGACCACGCGCTCACCGACCTGCGGGAGCAGGGCCGGCGCGTTGCCGCGATCGTGCCCGTCGACCTCCTGGGCAAGGTCGCCGACTACGAGGGGATCGCCAGGATCGCGAACCGTGCGGCCATCCCCGTCATCGCCGACTCGGCGGAGTCACTCGGAGCCCACCGCGGCGGGCGCCCGGCCGGCAGCTTCGGAGACGCGGCCATCCTGTCGTTCAACGGCAACAAGGTGATGACCACCTCCGGCGGCGGCATGCTCCTCACCGACGACCCGGGTGTCGCAGAGCACACGCGCTACCTCGCCACGCAGGCGCGGCAGCCCGTCGTGCACTACGAGCACACGGACATCGGCTACAACTACCGCCTGTCCAACCTGCTCGCCGCGCTCGGCCGCGCCCAGCTCGACCGCCTCGATTCCATGATCGAGCGCCGCCGCGAGATCCGTCAGCACTACCGACGCTTCTTCGCCGACGTCCCGGGCGTCACCGTCTTCGGTGGCGAGGACGGCGCGGAGGACCGCGGGCAGACGCACGACAACTACTGGCTGAGCTCCATCCTCGTGGACCCCGCCGAGGCCGGGTGGACGGCGGACCAGCTCATCGCCCACCTCGCGGCGGCCGGCGTCGAGGCCCGGCCGCTGTGGAAGCCGATGCACCTCCAGCCCGTGTACCGCGACGCCCCCGCGTACACGAACGGCACCAGCGAGGACCTGTTCACCCGCGGGATCTCCCTGCCCAGCGGGTCCGCACACGACGAGGCCACCATCGCCCGTGTCCTCGACGCGGTCTCGGGCTTCCTCGGTGAGGCCCGCGCCGGCGAGACCGGCCGGTGA